The following is a genomic window from Candidatus Eisenbacteria bacterium.
ACTCCTCGAGCTGCGCCGCGGTCAGGTGCTGCCTCAGGTGCGTGGAGACGCGCAGATCGATGATGGGATAGATCGCCACGATGCAGCGCAGCCATGGTGGACGGCGCCGGATGGGCGGGCCCAGCAGCATGCCTCCTGCCGAGAACGAGACCATGGCGATGCGATCGGGATCGGCGCCCCATCGTTGGGCGTTTCGCCGCACGAACGCCGTGAGCGATTCCACATCCGCCATGGCATTCTCGATCTCGGGCTTCGGGAACCCGAGCCGCTGATTGAAGGTCACCGTCACCACACCGCTCGCGGCGAGCAAGCGCCCCCACGAACGGTAGTTGCCCCAATCCTTGGGCCGGGGCTTGAGCCCGGGACCGACCCCGCCGTGAAGCAGGATCGCGATTGGATGCGGCGCCGTCCCGTGACTGCTGCTCGCCGGAAGGTACACATCGGCGCTCAAGTCGACGCCTGGGACGCGCCGGTAGCTCAGGTTCTGTGTGACGCGCACGCGCTCCATCCCCGGCACTCGCAACGCCACGGGGCGATTCACCATGGCGAGAAACGCTCCGAGCCCGGCCGTGTCGGGACCGGCGCTCGCCGTGGCCGGCTCGGCGAGGGGCATCCACACGAAGGTGAGAATGGAGAACACGGCGCTCACAACAGTCCTCCTTCCAGTCTGGCCGCTGCTTCGGCGTTTGCGGTTCCGACGAGGGCCGAAGGCTAGATCGTGCCGCAAGAATTTCAACTGCGTTCCAGCGTGTGCAGTGGGATGAGCGCCTGACGCGCGCGTGAACTCCTTGTGCAGTCCCCAACATCCGGCACACAACCTGCTCAACGTTCCGTCCGCTCCCACACTTCGGCCCAGGGAAGACGGATGTGGGACTCGCGGCTCTGCTTCTTCTTTCGACTTTCTCGTTTGCCGATAGCGGCCAAGCCACTCGCGACAGCACGATCACCGGCAGCGTGCTCCAGGCGGCTTCGGACAGCACGAAGCCGATTTTGCTCCCGCCGGTTGTCGTTTCTGCCAAACGGGGAGCTCGTCCTGGCGAGGCTTCGTGGATTCCCTCGTCGGCGCTGATCCTGTATGCCGACGATGGCTCCAAGCTGCTGCTCGGCGACCTCAGGATCTCGTCGCCGCTCCCGGCCTCGGCCGATCTGCGTCTCTACGGTCTTCCCGTGGATCAGACCGCCCGAGACTATGTCTGGGGCCACCGCATCGGCGGACCGGCGACCGCCGTGTTCGGATCGCGCACGAAGGTCAATCCAGACGTCGTGCAGGTCGCGCTCCATCCCTCTCTCATGTCCCATCAGTACAGGGACACCAACGGTTCGCTGGAGCTGCGTCCCACCTTCCCATCGAGCCATCCCCAGGCGCTGTCGCTCTCGAGCGATGCCATCGAGCGCCGCGCGACGTTCTCCATGGCGCGCGGCTCGGGTGTGTCGACTCCGCGGCTCCAGTTGGTCACGAGCGTGAGGCACAGCGACGTCGTCCCTCTCCTGAGGCTCGTGGTGCCGGAGCTCAGGGCGATTCCGCGCTATCTCGACTCGCAGACCCATGCCAGGCTTCAGCTCGGCGACCAGGCGATCGAGGGATTCTTCCTTTTCGGACGGGAGAGGGGAGACTGGCGGGAGACCATCGACGGCGTCGAGGGAGCCGTTCTCGAGGACACGCAACAGAATCTCGCCATCGTTCGAATCGAGCGTCGCCTTCCCCATGAGTCGACGCTCCGGGTCGGAGCGAGCTGGGAGAGCGGCCAAGTGGACTCGGAGCATCGTTACGGCGACTTTGCCGAGCGGACGCAGAGCATGTCTCGGATCGTCAATCCACGAATCGTCTACGCCACGCGGCGCGACGCGGTCACGGTCTGGGCGTCGCAATTCCTCGTGAGGTCGGACCCTGGCGGGTTCATGTGGCGTTCCAGCGTGGATGCGGGAGTGGAGGGCCGCGCCACGACGGGCTGGTTCACGGTGCAGCCCTCCCTCGCGTTCCAACGCTTTCACGGCGAAGGCACCGTCGTCCATGGCATCACCGCCAAGGTCCATCCTCAGGAGGTGACGCTGACCGCCGGCTATGGCACGTATGCCGACTACTTCGTGTTCCACGATGGCATCTTCGGCAACGTCTTCGATCCCGGAGGAGCGCAGCGGCCGCAGCTCGCCTACCACTACGTTGCATCGGTTCAGTACGAGCCGAAGCGCCGACGACCGTTCGATCTCATCCGCATCACAGGGGTTCGAAAGGACTTCGATGTGGATCTGTGGGCATCGCGAACCGGCGTCCAAGTGCTCTCATGGGACCTGATGGTGGCGCGGGGCGGAAAGACGGGCTGGGAGATCGCCTGCCTCGCGAACGACGCACGCCACGCCGAAGAGCCATTGGTGGGAATGACCCCGTTCAGTCTGCGCGCAGGAATCAACAGCGACCTTGGCCGCTGGTTCAACGTCTCGGCCGAGGCCAACTATCGGAGTGGCGCGATCGCGCAGTACCGGATGCCCGGACCGCGCTTGGGGGAGCGGTTCGAGCTCGACCCCAGCTACTACCTGAACCTGGCGCTGACGCGGCGCTTCAGCCCCTTCAATCGACCGCTGAATCTCACCGTCACGGTGTTCAACGCTCTCGCGATGGCGGGAAGTCGCGCCGAGCTCACGGTCGATCAGTTCGGAAGGCGCTACGATGCGCCGTGCTGGGCCAACCTCCGCCTGCGCTACGACCTGTGGTGAACGAGCCGTCGGCGCCTATACTCCGCCCCCGGATCGAGAGTTGCGCGAGTTCGTCGCTGCATGGCGGCCGCTTCGTGGCTTCAGGCAACGCGATGCCCGAAGCCCACGGAGATCCGGACTACGAGAGCATCTCAGCCGTTGCCGTGTTGCCCTGTCATCGAGGATGAACCCATGAAGCTTGCGACCGTGATTCTATCGAGCGTCGTGCTCGTTTCGTCCGCCCAGGCCGCGACCGTCCGGCACAGCGTCCTCTTCCAAGGAAAGCCCAACGGTTACCAGGCTGTGGCCGAGTCCGCCGGCGTGATCACCGTGGACTACCACTACCGGCAGAACGGACGGGGCCCCGACTACCACGAGGAGATCCGCCTCGATCCACAGGGTGTCCAGCTCTTCCACCGCATCACCGGCAAGCAAACCTTCGGCGCTCCGGCCGACGAGACGTTCGAGCGCGACAACGGGGTCGCGCGCTGGAAGTCGGTCGCGGATTCCGGGTCCACGCCTTCGACCACTCGGGCGTTCTACCTGCCGATGAATTCCGCCCTCGAGGCCTACGCGATGCTGATCCGGGCCGCGCTGCGTCAGGGCGGCAGGATCGCCATGCTTCCCGGGGGCGAGGCGACCGTCACCCGCATCACCGCTCGCGAATTCTCAGCCGGTCGCCGCAAGCAGAAGCTGGCGCTCTATGCGGTGCGGGGCGTCGACCTCGAGCCGACCTACCTCTGGCTCACCGATGATGCGGCGAAGGCCTTCTTCGCCTACGCCTATCCGGGCTGGATGCAAGTCGTGCTCGAGGGTTGGGAGTCTGCCGCACCCGCGATCGAGAAGGCCCAGGTCGAAGCGGATCGCGAGTGGCTGGAACGGCTGGGCACGCGTCTGACGCATCGTTTGCCGGATCCCATTCTCATCCGCAACGTGCGTGTGTTCGACGCGGAGAAGGCCACGCTCGGTCCGCCCAGCGACGTCTACGTGTTCAATGGTCGCGTCGCTTCGGTGTGGCCGGCCGGCACCGCGGCCGAGAAGACCCCCACCGTGTTCGACGCTGCCGGACGCACGCTGCTGCCCGGGCTCTACGACATGCACGACCATGCCAGCGCCTGGTACGGGCCACTCCAGCTCGCGGGCGGGGTCACGACGACGCGGGACAAGGGAAACGAAAATCCGGTCCTGTTCGACCTGATGGGCAAGTGGGACAGCCTCCGCTACGTGGGGCCTCGCACCGTTCCCAGCGGTTTCATCGAGGGCGAGAGCGACTTCTCCTCGCGCAGCGGCTTCGTGATCTCCAGCGTCGACTCCGGGCGCCGCGCCGTGGACTGGTACGCACAGCGCGGATTCCGCGAGATCAAGCTCTACAACTCGGTCAAGCCCGAATGGGTGGCCCCGATCGCCGAGCACGCGCACAAGCTCGGCCTCCGCGTGACCGGCCACATTCCGGCGTTCATGCGCGCGGAGCAGGCGGTTCGCGCCGGCTACGACGAGATCACGCACATCAACCAGCTGATGCTCAACTTCCTCTCGGGGCCCAAGACGGATTCACGCACGCTGGAGCGCTTCTACCTCATCGCCGACCACGCGAACGAGCTGGACCTGGATTCCAAGCGCGTCGAGGACTTCATCGCGTTGCTCAAGCAGCGCGGGACGGTGGTGGATCCGACGCTGGCCGTCTTCCAGGACATGGGCCAGCGTCACGGCCAGCTCGGCAAGACCTACGCAAAGGTGGCGGCCCATCTGCCGATCAGCCTTCAACGCTCGTTGAAGCAGAACAGCATGAACATCACCGACACCAACGCGGCACGCTGGCAGGCCAGTGACCGTAAGCTGGTCGAGATGGTCGGTCGTCTCTACCGCGCCGGCGTTCCCCTGGTGGCGGGCACCGATGCCATCGCCGGATTCGCGCTCCACCGCGAGCTCGAGCTGTACGTCGAGGCGGGGATACCCGCCAACGAGGCGCTCAAGATCGCGACCTGGAACGGCGCGAAGTACACCGGCACGCTCGCCGATCGGGGATCCATCGAGCGTGGCAAGCTGGCCGACCTGGTGCTCGTGGATGGAGATCCGACCAAGGACATCTCCGCGATCCGACGCCCGGTCATGACGATGAAGGGGGGAGTCGTCTTCTATCCGTCGGAGATCTACGACGCCATGGGGATCAAGCCCTTCGTGGAGGCGCTTCGCCCCACTGCCGCGACGGCGGCTTCACGGCCTTAGCCACATCACTCGTTTGAAGCACGATCCTGAGAATCCGGGCGCGGTGTGAATTCTTCGGGGAGTGCCGGGAGGGGCCCGAACGAGCGCTTGCAGGCGTCTTCCCATTCAGTCCGCAGGCGGTTGTACTCCCGGATCTCCGTAGCGCCGATCCGACCCACCATTCGGAGCGAGGCGAATTCGACGCTCTTCCTGACCAGGTCTTCCCACAGCCGGTTCACGACCGGATCCAGGAAGTGTTCGTAAGTTCGCAGGCTCAGGCCAGCGAGCAGCTTCCGGACTTCCTCGTCTTCCGCGGACCATTCCCCGGTTCGGATGTACGCCGCCAGGTGCACTCGGACCAGGATCGTGATCGGCTGGTTGTAGGTGGCGCGATCGGTGTCCAGAGCTCTGTCCCGGAGCAAGCGTTCGTCCTGCCAGCGGTGTTCGTTGTTCTGGAGCTTGCGATCGACGACGGCTCTCACGATCAACACCAAGACCGTTCCGACCACTCCGCTGAGGCCGAGGAGGGTCATCCAGTCTTTGAACATCTCGAACGGCATCCGAATCACCGCCCCTGAGCACCCGGGGAGTCGACCCCATCGCGGGCCTCGAGCCTGCGCGCGCGAAGTCCGACGGAATGCGGGCAGCTGTTTGGATACCTTCGCAGTACGAGCCGATTCCCATTGGGAGAAATGACCCGCGGACGAGTATCGTTTGACGACGATCCATGCGTATTGCAATTCGGAGGAAATAAAGGAGATCTCAATTGAACGGCCTTCCACGGACCATCGACGTCGGTCTGCTCCTGCTGCGCGTGGGAGCAGGCGCCATGCTGTTTTGGGGTCACGGGTGGCCGAAGATCACCCATTTCGCCGAGCGAGCGCCCAACTTCGCGGACCCGATCCACCTCGGTCCCGCTGCGAGCTTCACGCTCGTCGTCTTCGCGGAAGTCTTCTGCTCCGCATTCGTGGCCATGGGATTCCGGACCCGCTGGGCCGCGATTCCGCTCATCGTCTTCTTCATCGTCGCGGGGTTCATTCAGCATGCGGCGGACCCATGGAACCGGAAGGCGCTGGCCTTCGCGTTCCTGGTCATCTTCCTGTCCCTCTTGATCATGGGTCCGGGCAGGTACTCGCTGGACGCGCTGATCCAGAGGCGGAGGTCGGTCGAAGGCAAGACGCTCTAGCCGCGGCCATCGGCCTCGCCTCCGCG
Proteins encoded in this region:
- a CDS encoding alpha/beta hydrolase, with the protein product MSAVFSILTFVWMPLAEPATASAGPDTAGLGAFLAMVNRPVALRVPGMERVRVTQNLSYRRVPGVDLSADVYLPASSSHGTAPHPIAILLHGGVGPGLKPRPKDWGNYRSWGRLLAASGVVTVTFNQRLGFPKPEIENAMADVESLTAFVRRNAQRWGADPDRIAMVSFSAGGMLLGPPIRRRPPWLRCIVAIYPIIDLRVSTHLRQHLTAAQLEE
- a CDS encoding amidohydrolase family protein; amino-acid sequence: MKLATVILSSVVLVSSAQAATVRHSVLFQGKPNGYQAVAESAGVITVDYHYRQNGRGPDYHEEIRLDPQGVQLFHRITGKQTFGAPADETFERDNGVARWKSVADSGSTPSTTRAFYLPMNSALEAYAMLIRAALRQGGRIAMLPGGEATVTRITAREFSAGRRKQKLALYAVRGVDLEPTYLWLTDDAAKAFFAYAYPGWMQVVLEGWESAAPAIEKAQVEADREWLERLGTRLTHRLPDPILIRNVRVFDAEKATLGPPSDVYVFNGRVASVWPAGTAAEKTPTVFDAAGRTLLPGLYDMHDHASAWYGPLQLAGGVTTTRDKGNENPVLFDLMGKWDSLRYVGPRTVPSGFIEGESDFSSRSGFVISSVDSGRRAVDWYAQRGFREIKLYNSVKPEWVAPIAEHAHKLGLRVTGHIPAFMRAEQAVRAGYDEITHINQLMLNFLSGPKTDSRTLERFYLIADHANELDLDSKRVEDFIALLKQRGTVVDPTLAVFQDMGQRHGQLGKTYAKVAAHLPISLQRSLKQNSMNITDTNAARWQASDRKLVEMVGRLYRAGVPLVAGTDAIAGFALHRELELYVEAGIPANEALKIATWNGAKYTGTLADRGSIERGKLADLVLVDGDPTKDISAIRRPVMTMKGGVVFYPSEIYDAMGIKPFVEALRPTAATAASRP
- a CDS encoding DoxX family protein, with protein sequence MNGLPRTIDVGLLLLRVGAGAMLFWGHGWPKITHFAERAPNFADPIHLGPAASFTLVVFAEVFCSAFVAMGFRTRWAAIPLIVFFIVAGFIQHAADPWNRKALAFAFLVIFLSLLIMGPGRYSLDALIQRRRSVEGKTL